The following proteins are co-located in the Billgrantia tianxiuensis genome:
- a CDS encoding putative quinol monooxygenase, translating to MSQSTLFIKHKALPGKREEVRRVWETHLMPSIQERQVHDAYFYCYDDGDPNTIRVFQRYANGADAQAFMQGPAYEAYVAAVTPLLAHPPEIHAATVAWAKDKAAPVSETA from the coding sequence ATGAGCCAGAGCACGCTTTTCATCAAGCACAAGGCACTCCCCGGCAAGCGCGAAGAGGTACGGCGCGTGTGGGAGACTCACCTGATGCCGAGCATCCAGGAGCGCCAGGTCCACGACGCCTACTTCTATTGCTACGATGATGGCGATCCCAACACGATCCGTGTCTTCCAGCGCTACGCCAATGGTGCGGATGCACAGGCCTTCATGCAGGGGCCGGCATACGAAGCCTATGTCGCCGCGGTAACGCCCCTGCTGGCTCATCCGCCCGAGATTCATGCTGCCACCGTGGCCTGGGCCAAGGACAAGGCGGCTCCGGTTTCCGA